A genomic window from Polaribacter gangjinensis includes:
- a CDS encoding DMT family transporter — translation MNQQQRKWLFLIILSLVWGSSYILIKKALVGFEPITLSALRITTSAVLLLIFGFSSLKKIQKHQWKYIFYTAFLGTFFPVFLFSFAVKEIDSSIASILNSLTPFNTFFLGVVVFGFGFKKKQFIGILLGLIGTSILILKGATMNPNQNYWFALLPIIATFGYAINVNMVKKHLADLDALAIITGNFLMMLPPAIVVLYFSGFFSSFSGNEIQIQSMMYVVILALFGTGIAKVLYTKLVQISTPVFASSVTYLMPLVAIFWGSLDGEKLSFLQLLAGLIIMLGVYLVNKAK, via the coding sequence ATGAATCAACAACAACGAAAATGGTTATTTCTCATCATACTTTCATTAGTTTGGGGAAGTTCATACATTTTAATTAAAAAGGCTTTAGTAGGTTTTGAGCCTATAACTTTGAGTGCTTTACGAATCACAACTTCTGCTGTTTTACTATTAATTTTTGGGTTTTCTAGTTTAAAGAAAATTCAAAAACATCAGTGGAAATATATTTTTTACACCGCATTTTTAGGCACGTTTTTCCCTGTTTTTTTATTTTCATTTGCGGTTAAAGAGATTGATAGCTCAATTGCATCAATATTAAATTCGCTAACTCCATTTAACACCTTTTTTTTGGGAGTAGTTGTTTTTGGTTTTGGCTTTAAGAAAAAGCAATTTATAGGAATTTTATTGGGTTTGATTGGAACATCAATACTCATTTTAAAAGGAGCAACTATGAATCCGAATCAAAATTATTGGTTTGCTTTGTTGCCAATCATTGCCACATTTGGCTATGCAATAAATGTAAATATGGTTAAAAAACATTTGGCTGATTTAGATGCTTTGGCAATTATTACCGGGAATTTTTTGATGATGTTACCACCTGCAATTGTTGTGTTGTATTTTTCAGGATTTTTTAGCTCTTTTTCTGGTAATGAAATTCAAATTCAATCTATGATGTATGTGGTCATTTTAGCGCTTTTTGGTACAGGAATTGCCAAGGTTTTATATACAAAATTAGTGCAAATTTCAACCCCAGTTTTTGCATCATCAGTAACTTATTTAATGCCTTTAGTAGCTATTTTTTGGGGCTCTTTAGACGGAGAAAAATTGAGTTTTCTGCAATTATTAGCAGGATTGATTATTATGCTTGGTGTGTATTTAGTAAACAAAGCCAAATAA
- a CDS encoding M16 family metallopeptidase yields MKTRIITLITLLFLSFAGNAQIDRSKQPKPGPSPKIKLGKAETFALKNGLKVIMVENHKLPRVSANLTIDNDPYFEGEKAGLSSMMGSLLGRGTKNITKDAFNEKVDYYGANVSFFSSGAFASSLKRYFPEILGLMADGVKNSTFTQEEFDKQQKIILDNLKNNEKNVTSIARRVEDLLTYGKDHPYGEFTSKETVNNITLKDVVKNYNDFYKPNNAYLVIVGDFDTKEVKKLINSLFADWQPGTIPAYTLPTPKNVPTTEINFIDMPNAVQSEIAVINNINLQLGDKDYFAAVLANQILGGGGTARLFQNLREDKGYTYGAYSSVRQSKYAGTFRASTSVRNMVTDSSVVELMREINTIRYKKVSEEDLKNVKEEYIGGFVMDVQKPATVASFALNMARYNLPKDFYETYLEKINAVTLDDIQNAAIKYFQGDKARIIITGKGIDVLKNLEKTDYVINYFDKEGNPTVKPAMTLPIPDGMTAQTVVDKYLAAIGGKDKVMAVKTMMMTANATVQGTPIVMTSKMATPNKTLQEISVMGNVMQKTVFDGEKGFMEGRGQKMDMPAEQIADAKAANAIFSDLNYTAGTLDRIEPVDGKNMMVLKFNNTEVFYDMTTWLKVQEVKTVKTPDGKEVKVPTTFGDYKEVKGIKFPFAIGQKMGPMDLNFEIKEIKINEGVSEADFK; encoded by the coding sequence ATGAAAACAAGAATTATAACCTTAATCACATTACTATTCCTGTCTTTTGCTGGAAACGCTCAAATTGACAGAAGTAAACAACCTAAACCAGGACCTTCACCAAAAATAAAATTAGGAAAAGCAGAAACATTTGCCTTAAAAAATGGTTTGAAAGTTATCATGGTAGAAAACCATAAATTGCCAAGAGTTTCTGCAAATTTAACAATTGATAATGATCCTTATTTTGAAGGAGAAAAAGCAGGACTTTCATCAATGATGGGAAGTTTGCTTGGTAGAGGAACTAAAAATATCACCAAAGATGCTTTTAATGAAAAAGTAGATTATTACGGAGCAAACGTTTCGTTTTTTAGTTCAGGTGCTTTTGCATCTTCTTTAAAAAGATATTTCCCAGAAATTTTAGGATTGATGGCAGATGGCGTTAAAAATTCAACTTTTACTCAAGAAGAATTTGACAAACAACAAAAAATCATTTTAGACAATCTTAAAAATAATGAGAAAAACGTAACTTCCATTGCAAGACGTGTAGAAGATTTATTGACGTATGGAAAAGATCATCCTTATGGAGAATTTACTTCTAAAGAGACTGTAAATAATATCACTTTAAAAGATGTTGTTAAAAATTACAATGATTTTTACAAACCAAACAACGCTTATTTGGTAATTGTTGGAGATTTTGACACGAAAGAAGTAAAAAAACTCATCAATTCATTATTTGCAGATTGGCAACCAGGGACAATTCCTGCTTATACATTACCAACTCCAAAAAATGTACCAACTACCGAAATCAATTTTATTGATATGCCAAACGCAGTACAATCAGAAATTGCTGTGATTAATAATATCAACTTACAATTAGGAGACAAAGATTATTTTGCTGCAGTATTGGCAAATCAAATTTTAGGTGGTGGTGGAACTGCTAGATTGTTTCAAAATTTACGTGAAGACAAAGGATATACTTACGGAGCTTATTCAAGTGTAAGACAAAGTAAATATGCAGGAACTTTTAGAGCTTCAACAAGTGTTAGAAACATGGTTACTGACAGTTCAGTTGTAGAATTGATGAGAGAAATCAACACTATTAGATACAAAAAAGTGTCTGAAGAAGATTTGAAAAATGTAAAAGAAGAATATATTGGAGGCTTTGTAATGGATGTTCAAAAACCTGCAACTGTAGCTAGTTTTGCATTGAACATGGCAAGATATAATTTACCAAAAGACTTTTATGAAACCTATCTTGAAAAAATAAATGCAGTTACGTTGGATGACATTCAAAATGCAGCAATTAAATATTTTCAAGGAGATAAAGCTCGAATTATCATCACAGGAAAGGGAATTGATGTGTTGAAAAACTTAGAAAAAACAGATTACGTTATCAACTATTTTGACAAAGAAGGAAATCCGACAGTAAAACCAGCTATGACGTTGCCAATTCCTGATGGAATGACTGCTCAAACTGTAGTTGATAAATACTTAGCTGCTATTGGCGGAAAAGACAAAGTAATGGCTGTAAAAACCATGATGATGACTGCCAATGCAACCGTACAAGGAACTCCAATTGTAATGACATCAAAAATGGCAACACCTAATAAAACTTTACAAGAAATTTCTGTAATGGGAAATGTAATGCAAAAAACTGTTTTTGATGGTGAAAAAGGATTTATGGAAGGCAGAGGTCAAAAAATGGATATGCCAGCTGAACAAATTGCAGATGCAAAGGCAGCAAATGCTATTTTTAGTGATTTGAATTACACTGCAGGAACTTTAGACAGAATTGAACCTGTTGATGGTAAAAACATGATGGTGTTAAAATTCAATAACACCGAGGTTTTTTATGATATGACTACTTGGTTAAAAGTACAAGAAGTAAAAACAGTAAAAACTCCAGATGGAAAAGAAGTAAAAGTACCAACAACATTTGGAGATTACAAAGAAGTAAAAGGAATTAAATTCCCATTTGCAATTGGACAAAAAATGGGTCCTATGGATTTGAATTTTGAAATCAAAGAAATCAAAATAAACGAAGGGGTTTCAGAAGCAGACTTTAAATAG
- a CDS encoding M16 family metallopeptidase, protein MKKRIVTLFTVFLVAISSTAQKVDFEEYKLNNGMHVILHQDNSAPVVVTSVMYHVGAKDEQPDRTGMAHFFEHLLFEGTENIKKGEWFKIVSSNGGRNNANTTDDRTYYYEIFPSNKIELGLWMESERLLHPIIGQDGVNTQNEVVKEEKRLRVDNQPYSRFLEYVKLNMFKKHPYKGTTIGKMEHLDAATLDEFLAFNKKYYVPNNATLVVAGDIDINQAKKMIESYFGPIPRGEEIKRDFPQEDPITEPIKATAYDPNIQIPAIMTAYRTPSMKTRDSRVLDMISSYLSTGRSSVLYKKLVDDKKMALQVGAINLSQEDYGTYILYGLPQGDNKLEELVKEIDEEVVKIQTDLISEKDYEKLQNQFENNFVNSNSSVEGIASSLATYHVLYGDTNLINTEIDIYRSITREEIREVAKKYLNPNQRLILEYLPEKK, encoded by the coding sequence ATGAAAAAAAGGATTGTAACACTTTTTACGGTGTTTTTAGTAGCGATTTCTTCAACAGCACAAAAAGTTGATTTTGAAGAATATAAATTAAATAATGGCATGCATGTCATTTTACATCAAGACAATTCTGCTCCTGTTGTTGTTACATCAGTAATGTATCACGTTGGTGCAAAAGACGAACAACCAGACAGAACAGGAATGGCACATTTTTTTGAACATTTATTGTTTGAAGGAACAGAAAACATCAAAAAAGGAGAATGGTTTAAAATTGTTTCTTCAAACGGAGGAAGAAATAATGCCAATACAACTGATGATAGAACATATTATTATGAAATTTTTCCATCAAACAAAATTGAATTAGGATTGTGGATGGAATCTGAACGTTTATTGCACCCAATCATTGGTCAAGATGGTGTAAATACACAAAACGAAGTTGTAAAAGAAGAAAAAAGATTGCGTGTTGACAATCAACCATATTCTCGTTTTTTAGAATATGTAAAACTAAATATGTTTAAAAAACATCCTTACAAAGGAACAACTATTGGAAAAATGGAGCATTTAGATGCTGCAACTTTGGATGAGTTTTTAGCTTTCAACAAAAAATATTACGTTCCAAACAATGCAACATTGGTTGTTGCTGGTGATATTGATATCAATCAAGCAAAAAAAATGATTGAATCTTATTTTGGTCCAATTCCAAGAGGCGAAGAAATTAAAAGAGATTTTCCACAAGAAGATCCAATTACTGAGCCTATCAAAGCAACAGCTTACGATCCAAATATTCAAATTCCAGCAATTATGACTGCTTATAGAACGCCGTCAATGAAAACCAGAGATTCTAGAGTTTTAGATATGATTTCTTCGTATTTAAGCACAGGAAGAAGTTCTGTTTTGTATAAAAAATTGGTTGATGATAAAAAAATGGCATTGCAAGTGGGTGCAATTAATTTGAGTCAAGAAGATTACGGAACTTATATTTTATACGGTTTGCCACAAGGTGACAATAAATTGGAAGAATTGGTAAAAGAAATTGATGAAGAAGTTGTGAAAATTCAAACAGATTTAATTTCTGAAAAAGATTATGAAAAACTTCAAAATCAGTTTGAAAATAACTTTGTGAATTCGAACTCAAGTGTTGAAGGAATTGCAAGTTCTTTAGCAACCTATCATGTATTGTATGGTGATACCAACCTTATCAATACAGAAATTGATATTTATAGATCTATTACAAGAGAAGAAATTAGAGAAGTAGCCAAAAAATACTTAAATCCAAATCAACGATTAATTTTAGAATATCTTCCAGAAAAAAAATAA
- the rplU gene encoding 50S ribosomal protein L21, which produces MYAIVEIAGQQFKVAKDQKVYVHRLQEEEGSKVTFDNVLLLDNNGSVTIGAPAIEGASVTAQVLGHLKGDKVIVFKKKRRKGYKKKNGHRQYLSEIQIESIAATGETKSTKTASAPKVEATKTATVDYSAMTVAELREVAKEKGIEDYSSLKKAELIDALTK; this is translated from the coding sequence ATGTACGCAATCGTAGAGATAGCAGGGCAGCAGTTTAAAGTAGCAAAAGACCAAAAAGTTTACGTTCATCGTTTACAAGAAGAAGAAGGATCAAAAGTAACTTTTGATAATGTTCTTCTATTGGATAATAATGGATCTGTAACAATTGGCGCCCCAGCTATAGAAGGAGCTTCAGTAACAGCTCAGGTTTTAGGTCACTTAAAAGGTGATAAAGTAATCGTCTTTAAAAAGAAAAGAAGAAAAGGTTACAAAAAGAAAAACGGACACAGACAGTATTTAAGTGAGATTCAAATTGAGTCTATTGCTGCTACTGGTGAAACAAAATCAACAAAAACAGCATCAGCTCCAAAAGTTGAGGCGACTAAAACCGCTACTGTAGATTACAGTGCGATGACAGTTGCTGAATTGAGAGAGGTTGCAAAAGAGAAAGGTATTGAAGATTACAGTTCTTTGAAAAAAGCTGAGTTGATTGATGCGTTAACTAAATAA
- the rpmA gene encoding 50S ribosomal protein L27: MAHKKGVGSSKNGRESESKRLGVKIFGGQAAIAGNILVRQRGTTHNPGDNVYMGKDHTLHAKIDGIVEFRKKRDNKSYVSVTPFEA, from the coding sequence ATGGCACATAAAAAAGGAGTAGGTAGTTCGAAAAACGGTAGAGAATCAGAATCGAAACGTCTAGGTGTAAAAATATTTGGTGGACAAGCTGCAATTGCAGGTAATATCTTAGTTCGTCAAAGAGGAACAACTCACAATCCAGGTGATAATGTTTATATGGGTAAAGACCATACGTTACACGCTAAAATAGATGGTATTGTTGAGTTTAGAAAGAAAAGAGATAATAAATCTTATGTTTCTGTAACTCCATTTGAAGCTTAA